A genomic region of Streptosporangium lutulentum contains the following coding sequences:
- a CDS encoding MFS transporter — MGRSFRWLWTASGLSNVADGVAVVGVSLIAVTLTRSPLLISLVSAAASLPWLLLTLHAGALADRHDRRRIMVTANWTRAGVLAAVALAAWLGVLSLPVLLAGAFLIGIAEVFADTSAQSVLPMAVPREELSGANGKLIAVQTIGNNFLGAPLAGLLIGFGAAVTVGAPALLYAVSGLALLGMRGRFRVENPSTRPLRSDIADGLRYLWNHRVLRALSVFAGVLNFANAAYFAVFILWVVGEESRVGLSPSGYGVLAAMLALGAVTGSLLAERLARHAGQVRVLIAANLVNGVFLLVPVLLPTVAAIGVAAVVLGLTSAVSNVLVVSLRQRLVPDELLGRVNATNRLIGMGAMPLGSAAGGFLGAAAGLPAVFCTSAVLCVVAVAVVSRTVTTRSVSDAEAAAQPVAQPVTTPAAPLTPAADLG; from the coding sequence ATGGGACGATCTTTCCGCTGGTTGTGGACGGCCTCGGGCCTGTCCAACGTCGCAGACGGCGTCGCGGTCGTCGGCGTGTCACTCATCGCGGTGACCCTGACGCGCTCGCCGCTGCTGATCTCGCTGGTCAGCGCGGCGGCATCGCTGCCGTGGCTGCTGTTGACGCTGCACGCGGGCGCGCTCGCCGACCGGCACGACCGGCGGCGGATCATGGTCACGGCCAACTGGACGCGTGCGGGTGTGCTGGCCGCGGTGGCCCTGGCCGCGTGGCTGGGAGTGCTGAGCCTGCCGGTGCTGCTGGCCGGAGCGTTCCTGATCGGCATCGCCGAGGTCTTCGCCGACACCTCGGCGCAGTCCGTGCTGCCGATGGCGGTGCCGCGTGAGGAACTCTCCGGCGCCAACGGCAAGCTCATCGCGGTGCAGACGATCGGCAACAACTTCCTCGGGGCACCGCTGGCCGGCCTCCTCATCGGATTCGGCGCCGCCGTCACGGTGGGGGCGCCCGCCCTGCTCTACGCGGTGTCGGGGCTCGCCCTGCTCGGCATGCGCGGGCGTTTCCGCGTCGAGAACCCGTCCACGCGTCCCCTGCGCTCCGACATCGCCGACGGCCTGCGCTATCTGTGGAACCACCGGGTCCTGCGTGCGCTCTCCGTCTTCGCGGGCGTGCTCAACTTCGCGAACGCGGCCTACTTCGCGGTCTTCATCCTGTGGGTCGTCGGTGAGGAGTCGCGGGTGGGGCTCTCGCCCAGCGGCTACGGGGTTCTCGCGGCGATGCTGGCCCTCGGGGCGGTGACGGGTTCCCTGCTGGCCGAACGCCTGGCGCGGCATGCCGGTCAGGTGCGGGTGCTGATCGCCGCCAACCTGGTCAACGGCGTTTTCCTGCTCGTGCCCGTCCTCCTTCCCACCGTCGCCGCCATCGGCGTCGCCGCGGTGGTCCTCGGCCTGACCAGCGCCGTCTCCAACGTCCTCGTGGTCTCGCTGAGGCAGCGGCTCGTCCCGGATGAGCTGCTCGGCCGCGTCAACGCGACCAACAGGTTGATCGGCATGGGGGCCATGCCCCTGGGCTCGGCGGCCGGAGGGTTCCTCGGCGCGGCCGCCGGGCTGCCCGCCGTGTTCTGCACATCCGCCGTCCTGTGCGTCGTCGCCGTCGCCGTCGTCTCCCGGACCGTCACGACGCGCTCGGTGTCCGACGCGGAGGCCGCGGCCCAGCCCGTGGCCCAGCCTGTGACGACGCCGGCCGCGCCCCTGACCCCCGCCGCGGATCTGGGGTGA
- a CDS encoding ArsR/SmtB family transcription factor: MTNDKSNDLGASALKGLAHPVRLRLLELLDHHGPATATQLAAQTGENTGSTSYHLRILARHGLIEDVPERGKGKERWWRSRAYGFDGDRFRRDPKTADAAEFLLSDMIRQRGTELTRWMEESRTTSRPWIEAGAHNHTALRLTREELADLTREVLQVLDAHHRKVRGRDEETPDTARVIVHFDAFPVGLGEQDSPE, encoded by the coding sequence ATGACGAATGACAAGTCCAACGACCTCGGCGCCTCGGCGCTCAAGGGGCTCGCCCACCCCGTACGGCTCCGCCTGCTGGAGCTGCTCGACCACCACGGCCCCGCGACGGCGACCCAGCTCGCCGCCCAGACCGGCGAGAACACCGGCTCGACGAGCTACCACCTGCGCATACTCGCCCGGCACGGACTCATCGAGGACGTTCCGGAGCGCGGCAAGGGCAAGGAGCGCTGGTGGCGCAGCCGCGCTTACGGCTTCGACGGTGACCGGTTCCGCCGCGACCCGAAGACCGCTGACGCCGCCGAGTTCCTGCTCTCGGACATGATTCGCCAGCGAGGTACCGAGCTCACCCGCTGGATGGAGGAGTCACGGACCACCTCCCGGCCGTGGATCGAGGCCGGGGCCCACAATCACACGGCGCTGCGCCTCACCCGGGAGGAACTCGCCGACCTGACGCGGGAGGTCTTACAGGTCCTGGACGCGCATCATCGGAAGGTCAGGGGACGGGACGAGGAGACACCGGACACCGCCCGTGTCATCGTCCACTTCGACGCCTTCCCCGTCGGCCTCGGGGAGCAGGACTCACCCGAATGA
- a CDS encoding RNA polymerase-binding protein RbpA has protein sequence MGSGNAIRGSRVGAGPMGEAERGEAAPRVRVPFWCANMHETRPSFASDAAVPEFWDCPRCGLPAGQDEANPPAPPRNEPYKTHLAYVKERRSDKDGAQILAEALERLRSSSRPIY, from the coding sequence GTGGGTAGTGGCAACGCGATCCGTGGCAGCCGTGTCGGCGCCGGCCCTATGGGGGAGGCGGAGCGCGGCGAGGCGGCTCCCCGTGTAAGGGTCCCCTTCTGGTGCGCGAACATGCATGAGACGCGTCCCAGTTTCGCCAGCGACGCGGCCGTCCCGGAATTCTGGGACTGCCCCCGGTGTGGTCTCCCTGCCGGTCAGGACGAGGCCAACCCGCCCGCGCCGCCGCGTAACGAGCCGTACAAGACGCACCTCGCCTATGTGAAGGAGCGTCGTAGCGACAAGGACGGCGCTCAGATTCTGGCTGAGGCACTGGAGCGCCTGCGCTCCTCCTCGCGCCCGATCTACTAG
- a CDS encoding SDR family oxidoreductase, with product MNKVILITGASSGFGALTARALADAGHTVYASMRQTEGRGASHVAEAAAYAAEHGVDLRTIELDVLSQESADAAVAAIIAEHGRVDVIVHNAGHMVLGPTEAFTPEEIAHVYDVNVLGTQRVNRAALPHLRGRGQGLLVWNSSSSARGGTPPYLGPYFAAKAAMDSLAVGYAAELARFGIETSIVVPGSFTSGTNHFLHAGHPADKKTADAYEEHYAGLLDQVGRRLAALAPPDADVAEVAEAIVRIVDLPHGRRPFRVHVDPADDGAEVVNAVGDRIRAEFYRRIGMEDLLSPR from the coding sequence ATGAACAAGGTCATCCTTATCACCGGCGCGTCCAGCGGGTTCGGCGCGCTCACGGCGCGGGCCCTGGCCGATGCCGGGCACACCGTCTACGCGAGCATGCGCCAGACCGAGGGCCGTGGCGCGTCCCACGTCGCCGAGGCGGCCGCCTACGCCGCCGAGCACGGCGTCGACCTGCGCACGATCGAGCTGGACGTCCTGTCCCAGGAGTCGGCGGACGCCGCGGTGGCCGCGATCATCGCCGAGCACGGACGCGTCGACGTGATCGTGCACAACGCCGGGCACATGGTGCTCGGTCCCACGGAGGCCTTCACCCCCGAGGAGATCGCCCACGTCTACGACGTCAACGTACTGGGCACCCAGCGGGTCAACAGGGCGGCCCTGCCGCACCTGCGTGGCAGGGGGCAGGGCCTGCTGGTGTGGAACTCCAGCTCCAGCGCCAGGGGCGGAACCCCGCCCTACCTCGGGCCCTACTTCGCGGCCAAGGCCGCGATGGACTCACTCGCGGTCGGCTATGCCGCGGAGCTGGCCCGCTTCGGCATCGAGACCTCGATCGTCGTGCCCGGCTCGTTCACCTCGGGGACCAACCACTTCCTGCACGCCGGGCACCCGGCGGACAAGAAGACGGCCGATGCCTACGAAGAGCACTACGCGGGACTGCTCGACCAGGTGGGGCGGCGTCTGGCGGCGCTCGCCCCACCTGACGCCGACGTCGCGGAGGTGGCCGAGGCGATCGTGCGGATCGTGGACCTGCCGCACGGCAGGCGGCCGTTTCGCGTTCACGTCGACCCGGCCGACGACGGCGCCGAGGTGGTCAACGCCGTCGGCGACCGGATCCGCGCCGAGTTCTACCGCAGGATCGGCATGGAAGACCTGCTCAGCCCCCGGTAG
- a CDS encoding arabinan endo-1,5-alpha-L-arabinosidase produces MKRPSRGLIVACVLAVATLGIPRSATAAPGPPAATVTQGSGGAESAFAAGGSGGAATARSSAAGASLAEYPGPGRVTGDVLVHDPSMVKTPDGRYLLVHTADGLGIKTSTDRTAFRNAGVVWPNGAPWTTAYTGGSRNLWAPDISYRNGRYYLYYSASSFGSSHSAIFLATSTTGASGSWTNQGMIIETTSGSGYNAIDPNLVVDAQNGWWLSFGSFWSGIKMIRLDPATGRRSTSDTAVRALAQRTTASGAVEAPFIYRHGGYHYLFVSFDLCCRGAQSTYRTMVGRSTSITGPFADRNGTRMTSGGGTEILAGHGGVHGPGHNAVLSDSDGDVLVYHYYADNGSARLGINLLGWDSGGWPYVY; encoded by the coding sequence ATGAAACGCCCCAGCCGAGGACTGATCGTGGCGTGCGTGCTCGCCGTCGCGACGCTGGGAATCCCGCGATCCGCGACGGCCGCCCCCGGCCCTCCGGCGGCGACCGTCACTCAGGGGTCCGGCGGCGCGGAGTCCGCGTTCGCGGCAGGGGGCTCCGGCGGAGCGGCCACCGCCCGGAGTTCCGCCGCCGGCGCCTCGCTCGCGGAGTATCCGGGACCCGGACGGGTCACCGGGGACGTCCTGGTCCACGACCCCTCGATGGTGAAGACCCCCGACGGCCGCTATCTCCTGGTCCACACCGCCGACGGTCTCGGCATCAAGACGTCCACCGATCGGACGGCCTTCCGCAACGCCGGGGTCGTCTGGCCGAACGGGGCGCCCTGGACCACCGCCTACACCGGCGGGAGCCGCAACCTGTGGGCGCCCGACATCTCCTACCGCAACGGCCGGTACTACCTGTACTACTCGGCCTCCAGCTTCGGGTCGTCCCACTCGGCGATCTTCCTGGCCACCAGCACGACCGGGGCCTCGGGGTCCTGGACGAACCAGGGGATGATCATCGAGACCACCTCCGGCAGCGGCTACAACGCCATCGACCCCAACCTCGTCGTCGACGCCCAGAACGGGTGGTGGCTGTCCTTCGGCTCCTTCTGGTCCGGCATCAAGATGATCCGGCTCGACCCCGCGACGGGCAGGAGGTCGACCTCCGACACCGCCGTCCGCGCCCTGGCGCAGCGGACCACCGCCTCCGGCGCGGTCGAGGCGCCGTTCATCTACCGGCACGGCGGTTACCACTACCTGTTCGTCTCCTTCGACCTGTGCTGCAGGGGCGCCCAGAGCACCTACCGCACCATGGTCGGCCGTTCGACGTCGATCACGGGTCCGTTCGCCGACCGCAACGGGACCCGGATGACATCGGGTGGGGGAACGGAGATCCTCGCGGGCCACGGCGGTGTTCACGGTCCCGGGCACAACGCCGTGCTGTCCGATTCCGACGGCGACGTTCTCGTCTATCACTACTACGCCGACAACGGCTCCGCCCGGCTCGGCATCAACCTGCTCGGCTGGGACTCCGGCGGCTGGCCGTACGTCTACTGA
- a CDS encoding SDR family oxidoreductase, which yields MSATTARVAIVTGGSRGIGRQVVSRLAADGYAVVVNYASNDAEGRSAAEEVIAKGGQALAIRADVSDEVAVAALFDAAEEAFGGVDVVVNAAGVMTPGTPLVDLDLNVLDRVMRVNMRGAFVVAQQAARRLRRGGALITFSTSVTKLAHPGYSAYNASKSAVEGMTLILARELRGRDITVNTVAPGPTATDLFLGANTEEAIARLAAQPPLERLGQPADIAEVVAFLAGPARWVNGQVLLVNGGII from the coding sequence ATGAGCGCTACAACAGCTCGCGTCGCCATCGTCACCGGAGGCTCGCGGGGGATCGGCCGCCAGGTCGTGAGCCGGCTCGCCGCCGACGGGTACGCCGTCGTGGTCAACTACGCGAGCAACGACGCCGAGGGCCGGTCGGCCGCCGAAGAGGTCATCGCGAAGGGCGGGCAGGCGCTCGCCATCCGGGCCGACGTCAGCGACGAGGTGGCGGTCGCCGCGCTCTTCGACGCCGCAGAGGAGGCCTTCGGCGGCGTCGACGTCGTCGTCAACGCGGCCGGTGTCATGACTCCGGGCACCCCGCTCGTCGATCTCGACCTGAACGTGCTGGACCGTGTGATGCGGGTCAACATGCGCGGCGCCTTCGTCGTGGCCCAGCAGGCCGCCCGCCGCCTGCGCCGGGGAGGCGCCCTGATCACCTTCTCGACCTCGGTCACAAAACTGGCCCACCCCGGCTACAGCGCCTACAACGCATCCAAAAGTGCCGTCGAGGGAATGACCCTCATCCTGGCCCGCGAGCTGCGCGGCAGGGACATCACGGTCAACACCGTCGCACCCGGGCCCACCGCCACCGACCTCTTCCTGGGGGCCAACACCGAGGAGGCCATCGCCAGGCTGGCGGCCCAGCCGCCGCTGGAGCGGCTGGGGCAGCCCGCGGACATCGCCGAGGTCGTGGCCTTCCTCGCGGGTCCGGCCCGCTGGGTCAACGGACAGGTGCTGCTGGTCAACGGCGGAATCATCTGA
- a CDS encoding sensor histidine kinase — protein MTAIRPKAVIIPVIARLVAITVFAVAQVEQELGSTSARRGLLIAGLVVIIVGALALAPLRRAHEVRPPVTILGIPVRLGAAVAASIGLLAVSPDGSPAITALLIAVGVAAFRYPLVRALPVGLLALAGLLMVGVADRRWDQELSLGFSVCLVFLAVHSIRQRRAVRNAEEREAVLAERARIAREIHDILAHSLSAQIVHLEGARLLLQAERSGEALDRVERARELAKTGLEEARRAVSALREDSPPLPVALRTLAEEFRSTNGQACVLTVTGPERRLTPEAELTMIRTAQEALTNVGRHAPGAPAAVRLSFEDGACELEVTNPAGDGPGTPGGGYGLVGMAERAELLGGVLEAGERDGGFRVRLRLPVTVDPAPGKGAVMAGGRTSPGRPA, from the coding sequence ATGACCGCGATCCGCCCGAAAGCCGTGATCATCCCGGTCATTGCACGTCTGGTGGCAATCACGGTATTCGCCGTGGCCCAGGTCGAACAGGAGCTCGGCTCCACCTCGGCCAGGCGCGGGCTTCTCATCGCGGGCCTGGTCGTGATCATCGTCGGTGCTCTGGCGCTCGCCCCCCTGCGCCGGGCGCACGAGGTGCGGCCCCCGGTCACGATCCTGGGGATTCCGGTCAGGCTCGGCGCCGCCGTGGCGGCCTCGATCGGGCTTTTGGCCGTCTCCCCTGACGGTAGCCCCGCCATCACCGCCCTGCTCATCGCCGTCGGAGTCGCGGCCTTCAGGTATCCGCTCGTTCGCGCGCTTCCGGTCGGGCTTCTCGCCCTGGCCGGTCTGCTGATGGTCGGCGTGGCCGATCGCCGCTGGGACCAGGAGCTCAGCCTCGGTTTCAGCGTCTGCTTGGTCTTCCTGGCCGTCCACTCGATCCGGCAGCGCAGGGCGGTCAGGAACGCCGAGGAGAGGGAGGCCGTGCTCGCCGAGCGGGCGCGGATCGCCAGGGAGATCCATGACATCCTGGCCCACTCCCTGTCCGCGCAGATCGTCCACCTGGAGGGCGCGCGCCTGCTGCTGCAGGCCGAACGGTCCGGGGAAGCCCTTGACCGGGTCGAGCGCGCCAGAGAACTGGCCAAGACCGGCCTGGAGGAGGCCCGCAGAGCGGTGTCCGCGCTGCGCGAGGACAGCCCACCGCTGCCCGTGGCGCTCAGGACACTGGCCGAGGAGTTCCGCTCCACGAACGGCCAGGCGTGCGTGCTCACCGTGACGGGCCCCGAGCGCCGCCTGACCCCCGAGGCCGAACTGACGATGATCCGTACCGCGCAGGAGGCTCTCACCAACGTCGGCCGCCACGCCCCCGGGGCGCCCGCGGCCGTACGGCTGAGCTTCGAGGACGGGGCGTGTGAGCTGGAGGTGACCAATCCCGCCGGTGACGGCCCCGGAACGCCGGGCGGAGGATACGGACTCGTGGGAATGGCGGAACGGGCCGAGTTGCTCGGCGGAGTCCTGGAGGCCGGAGAACGGGACGGAGGATTCCGGGTCCGGCTGAGACTGCCGGTGACGGTTGACCCCGCACCGGGGAAAGGCGCCGTCATGGCCGGTGGCCGGACCTCGCCCGGGCGGCCCGCATGA
- a CDS encoding ArsR/SmtB family transcription factor: MKLEERVAALERRIEALEGVDREGSRAVPPEDTDFWALEGLKAKLAESEAADGGVLFAGAVRLPTNERYEWQQALPAGALLDEDWSDAAESFAALGHAVRMRLLREILGGRRAVADLAALDGLGTTGQVYHHLRQLTSAGWLHTAGRGRYEVPPGRVVPLLVALAASRP, translated from the coding sequence ATGAAGCTTGAGGAACGCGTAGCCGCGTTGGAACGCCGGATTGAGGCGCTTGAGGGGGTGGACCGCGAGGGGAGTCGCGCGGTCCCCCCGGAGGACACCGACTTCTGGGCCCTGGAAGGTCTGAAGGCGAAACTCGCCGAGAGTGAAGCCGCCGACGGTGGCGTTCTGTTCGCCGGGGCGGTCCGGCTGCCGACGAACGAACGATACGAGTGGCAGCAGGCACTGCCCGCCGGCGCCCTCCTTGATGAGGATTGGTCGGACGCCGCGGAGTCCTTCGCGGCACTGGGGCATGCCGTACGGATGCGCCTGCTCCGGGAGATCCTCGGCGGACGTCGCGCCGTCGCCGACCTGGCCGCGCTCGACGGCCTCGGCACCACCGGTCAGGTCTACCACCACCTGCGTCAACTGACGTCCGCGGGCTGGCTGCACACCGCGGGTCGAGGCCGCTACGAGGTCCCTCCGGGACGGGTGGTCCCGTTGCTGGTGGCGCTGGCCGCGTCTCGACCCTGA
- a CDS encoding TetR/AcrR family transcriptional regulator, whose translation MTQSTEPARRGRGRRPADEVRREVLRAAGELLLAEGMASFTIEKVAALAGASRVTLHKWWPSKGALALDGYFSVVGPTLAFPDTGDLAADLTAQLRAFVHLMIDTQAGRVMPELIGQGQTDPELMAAFRERYSAPRRALAVEILERAGRRGELREGLDLEVVVDQLWGACYHRLLIPDLPLTDEFAEALVRNLLNGIRRP comes from the coding sequence GTGACGCAGTCCACGGAGCCGGCCCGCCGCGGGCGCGGGCGCCGCCCGGCCGACGAGGTGCGCCGCGAGGTCCTGCGAGCGGCAGGCGAGCTCCTGCTCGCGGAGGGGATGGCCTCCTTCACCATCGAGAAGGTCGCGGCCCTCGCGGGCGCGAGCAGGGTGACGCTCCACAAGTGGTGGCCGTCCAAGGGGGCGTTGGCACTCGACGGCTACTTCAGCGTCGTCGGCCCCACCCTGGCCTTCCCCGACACCGGCGACCTCGCCGCCGACCTCACCGCGCAGCTGCGGGCGTTCGTCCACCTGATGATTGATACCCAGGCCGGGCGCGTCATGCCCGAGCTCATCGGCCAGGGCCAGACCGACCCCGAGCTCATGGCCGCCTTTCGTGAGCGCTATTCGGCCCCACGCAGAGCGCTCGCCGTCGAGATCCTGGAGCGGGCCGGACGGCGCGGCGAACTCCGTGAGGGCCTCGACCTCGAAGTGGTCGTCGACCAGCTCTGGGGCGCCTGCTACCACCGGCTCCTCATCCCCGACCTGCCGCTGACCGACGAGTTCGCCGAGGCTCTCGTCAGGAACCTGCTGAACGGGATCAGACGCCCCTGA
- a CDS encoding response regulator transcription factor has protein sequence MTARVLVVDDQTVVREGLTLLLGLLPGIEVVGSAGDGEAALRLIEAERPDVVLMDLRMPRMDGVEATRRIRAAYPDTQVVVLTTYSDDESVFAALQAGARGFLTKSAGAEEISRAVATVMRGDAQLDPTVQRRLLETMTPPASSGRGREQRQRKGDPPDGLTRRETEVLRLIAQGHSNAEISAVLFISEATVKTHINNLFAKIGVRDRAQAVTYAYRRGIADT, from the coding sequence ATGACCGCCCGGGTGCTCGTGGTCGACGACCAGACGGTCGTGCGCGAAGGGCTCACCTTGCTGCTCGGACTGCTGCCGGGCATCGAGGTGGTCGGTTCGGCGGGTGACGGCGAAGCCGCGCTGCGGCTGATCGAAGCAGAGCGCCCGGACGTGGTCCTGATGGACCTGCGGATGCCCAGAATGGACGGCGTCGAGGCCACCAGGCGGATCCGCGCCGCGTATCCGGACACTCAGGTCGTCGTCCTGACCACCTACTCCGACGACGAGTCGGTGTTCGCCGCCCTCCAGGCCGGGGCCAGGGGCTTCCTCACCAAAAGCGCCGGCGCGGAGGAGATCTCCCGGGCCGTCGCCACCGTGATGAGGGGCGACGCCCAACTGGATCCCACGGTCCAGCGCCGTCTCCTGGAGACCATGACCCCGCCCGCCTCATCCGGCCGGGGCCGGGAGCAGAGGCAGCGGAAGGGCGATCCGCCCGACGGCCTGACCAGGCGGGAGACCGAGGTCCTGCGTCTCATCGCCCAGGGCCACTCCAACGCCGAGATCTCCGCCGTCCTGTTCATCAGCGAGGCCACGGTCAAGACCCACATCAACAACCTCTTCGCCAAGATCGGGGTCCGCGACCGCGCCCAGGCCGTCACCTACGCCTATCGCCGCGGCATCGCCGACACCTGA
- a CDS encoding M23 family metallopeptidase: protein MRKISMVLFRCCLVVFFAQLVAGYFFDFSRWWGWIPLGLAVVLPIVLNRRPASPGTPPAVEVDPPVTGRWSALNSPADKVPSHGTRVYGQAYAIDITAEPEGRARPGFGWWPVVRRNRDFPAFGAPLLAVADATVVRAVDRNRDHLSRNSFPALLYLLVEGMFREMGGPGQVVGNHVVIDLGEGTYAMYAHLQRGSLAVREGDRVRAGQLLARCGNSGNSTEPHVHFQLMDNPDLDVAHGVPFSWRGVGVPGNGEVFSVDEPAMP, encoded by the coding sequence ATGCGCAAAATATCCATGGTTCTGTTCCGCTGCTGCCTGGTGGTGTTCTTCGCGCAACTCGTGGCGGGATACTTCTTCGACTTCTCCCGGTGGTGGGGCTGGATCCCGCTGGGGTTGGCGGTGGTCCTGCCGATCGTGCTGAACAGGAGACCCGCCTCGCCCGGCACTCCGCCGGCCGTCGAGGTCGACCCACCGGTCACCGGTCGCTGGTCGGCTCTCAACAGCCCGGCTGACAAGGTCCCCAGTCACGGCACCCGCGTCTACGGCCAGGCGTACGCCATCGACATCACGGCGGAACCGGAGGGCCGAGCCCGTCCCGGCTTCGGCTGGTGGCCCGTCGTCCGCCGCAACCGCGACTTCCCGGCCTTCGGCGCCCCGCTCCTGGCTGTCGCCGACGCCACCGTCGTACGTGCCGTCGACCGCAACCGCGACCACCTCAGCCGCAACTCGTTTCCGGCTCTGCTCTACCTACTCGTCGAGGGGATGTTCCGTGAGATGGGCGGCCCCGGCCAGGTCGTCGGCAACCACGTCGTCATCGACCTGGGCGAGGGAACGTACGCCATGTACGCCCACCTCCAGCGCGGTTCGCTGGCCGTCCGCGAGGGTGACCGGGTCCGCGCGGGCCAACTGCTGGCCCGCTGCGGAAACTCCGGCAACTCCACCGAACCGCATGTGCACTTCCAGCTGATGGACAACCCTGACCTGGACGTGGCCCACGGAGTTCCCTTCTCCTGGCGCGGCGTCGGAGTGCCCGGCAACGGTGAGGTCTTCTCGGTCGACGAACCCGCGATGCCGTAG
- the secG gene encoding preprotein translocase subunit SecG gives MTIGISIALMLSSLLMMLLVLLHKGKGGGLSDLFGGGFSSSFGGSSVVERNLDRLTIITGVVWFVCIIALGLLLRP, from the coding sequence GTGACAATCGGAATTTCCATCGCCCTCATGTTGTCGAGCTTGCTGATGATGCTGCTCGTCCTGCTCCACAAGGGCAAGGGCGGCGGTCTGTCGGACCTCTTCGGTGGCGGTTTCTCGTCGTCGTTCGGAGGTTCTTCCGTGGTGGAGCGCAACCTCGACCGCCTCACGATCATCACTGGTGTGGTCTGGTTTGTCTGCATCATCGCGCTGGGCCTGCTCCTGAGGCCCTGA
- the tpiA gene encoding triose-phosphate isomerase encodes MRKPLIAGNWKMNLNHLEAIITTQKLAFGLNDKDFDRVEVAVLPPFTDLRSVQTLIDGDKLRIEYGGQDLSQHDGGAYTGDVSGAMLAKLGCTFVLAGHSERRQYHHEDDDLVNAKVQAAYRNSLTPILCVGEGLAIRQAGGQVAYTVSQLDGALHKVTAEQAASIVLAYEPVWAIGTGEVATPADAQEVCGALRARLAELYDGEVAAAVRILYGGSVKSDNIAGIMAQTDVDGVLVGGASLDPGEFVKICRFGEISA; translated from the coding sequence GTGCGCAAGCCGCTCATCGCCGGTAACTGGAAGATGAACCTCAACCATCTTGAGGCCATCATCACCACCCAGAAGCTGGCGTTCGGACTGAACGACAAGGACTTCGACAGGGTCGAGGTGGCGGTGCTCCCGCCGTTCACGGATCTGCGCAGCGTGCAGACCCTGATCGACGGCGACAAGCTGCGGATCGAGTACGGCGGGCAGGACCTGTCGCAGCACGACGGCGGCGCCTACACCGGAGACGTCTCCGGGGCGATGCTCGCCAAGCTCGGCTGCACCTTCGTCCTGGCCGGGCACTCGGAGCGGCGGCAGTATCACCACGAAGACGACGACCTCGTCAACGCGAAGGTGCAGGCCGCCTACCGCAACTCGCTCACGCCGATCCTGTGCGTGGGGGAGGGGCTGGCGATCCGCCAGGCCGGCGGCCAGGTGGCCTACACCGTCTCCCAGCTCGACGGCGCGCTCCACAAGGTCACGGCCGAGCAGGCCGCGTCCATTGTGCTCGCCTATGAGCCGGTCTGGGCGATCGGTACCGGTGAGGTGGCCACTCCGGCCGACGCTCAGGAGGTCTGCGGCGCATTGCGTGCCCGACTCGCCGAGCTGTATGACGGCGAGGTGGCCGCCGCTGTCCGTATCCTTTACGGTGGATCGGTCAAGTCTGACAACATCGCAGGCATCATGGCTCAGACTGATGTCGACGGTGTCCTGGTCGGTGGCGCGAGCCTCGACCCGGGAGAGTTCGTCAAGATCTGTCGTTTTGGCGAAATATCTGCCTGA